In Nocardia yunnanensis, one DNA window encodes the following:
- the rpsD gene encoding 30S ribosomal protein S4, with product MARYTGPLTRKSRRLRVDLIGGDQAFERRPYPPGQHGRARIKESEYLLQLQEKQKARFSYGVMEKQFRRYYEEANRQKGKTGDNLLRLLETRLDNVVYRAGLARTRRQARQLVSHGHFVVNGVKVDVPSFQVSQYDIIDVKEKSAGTLPFQVARETIGDRTAPGWLQVVPGRLRILVHQLPERAQIDVPLQEQLIVEYYSK from the coding sequence ATGGCCCGTTATACCGGACCCCTCACCCGTAAGTCGCGTCGTCTTCGCGTCGACCTCATCGGAGGCGACCAGGCGTTCGAGCGTCGTCCGTACCCGCCCGGCCAGCACGGCCGCGCGCGGATCAAGGAGTCGGAGTACCTGCTCCAGCTGCAGGAGAAGCAGAAGGCTCGCTTCTCCTACGGCGTGATGGAGAAGCAGTTCCGTCGCTACTACGAAGAGGCGAACCGCCAGAAGGGCAAGACCGGCGACAACCTGCTGCGTCTGCTCGAGACCCGGCTCGACAACGTCGTGTACCGCGCCGGTCTGGCCCGGACCCGTCGTCAGGCTCGCCAGCTCGTGTCGCACGGCCACTTCGTGGTCAACGGCGTGAAGGTCGATGTGCCGTCCTTCCAGGTTTCTCAGTACGACATCATCGATGTCAAGGAGAAGTCGGCCGGCACCCTGCCGTTCCAGGTCGCTCGCGAGACCATCGGCGACCGGACCGCTCCGGGTTGGCTGCAGGTCGTTCCCGGCCGGCTGCGGATTCTGGTGCACCAGCTCCCCGAGCGTGCGCAGATCGATGTTCCGCTCCAGGAACAGCTGATCGTCGAGTACTACTCGAAGTAA